A stretch of the Halorussus salinus genome encodes the following:
- a CDS encoding prenyltransferase, which translates to MHERSSNVTLGYLLTLSRPRFWLYLAGPVLVGVAYGASVVGELFAPPAVALFAYFLVPANVYLYGVNDVFDADIDAENPKKTGEQAREARFRGGGTVAAVVAVCGLAGLALVGALVAVASAGAAVWVLAFLFLGYAYSAPPFRLKTVPPLDSVSNGLYVLPGAAAYVALAGRQPPALAIAGGWLWAMAMHTFSAIPDIDPDRRAGIRTTATVLGERRTLAYCGAVWLVAAGAFGLLDWRAGALLAVYPLLAAGVAETDVAVSRAYWWFPAVNGLVGMMLTLGGLWGVVRG; encoded by the coding sequence ATGCACGAACGCTCCTCGAACGTCACGCTCGGCTACCTGCTGACGCTCTCGCGGCCCCGGTTCTGGCTCTATCTGGCCGGACCGGTCCTCGTCGGCGTCGCCTACGGCGCGTCGGTCGTCGGCGAGCTGTTCGCCCCGCCAGCGGTCGCGCTGTTCGCGTACTTCCTCGTGCCCGCGAACGTCTACCTCTACGGCGTCAACGACGTGTTCGACGCGGACATCGACGCCGAGAACCCCAAGAAGACCGGCGAACAGGCCCGCGAAGCCCGGTTCCGCGGCGGCGGAACGGTCGCGGCGGTCGTCGCGGTCTGCGGGCTGGCGGGTCTCGCGCTAGTGGGCGCGCTCGTCGCGGTCGCCAGCGCGGGCGCGGCGGTTTGGGTACTGGCGTTTCTCTTCCTCGGCTACGCTTACAGCGCGCCGCCGTTCCGACTCAAGACGGTTCCGCCGCTCGATTCGGTCTCGAACGGTCTCTACGTCCTACCCGGCGCGGCGGCGTACGTCGCGCTGGCGGGTCGCCAACCCCCCGCGCTCGCAATCGCTGGCGGGTGGCTCTGGGCGATGGCGATGCACACCTTCTCGGCGATTCCCGACATCGACCCCGACCGCCGGGCCGGGATTCGGACGACCGCGACCGTGCTGGGCGAGCGCCGGACCTTGGCGTACTGCGGGGCGGTCTGGCTCGTCGCCGCCGGAGCGTTCGGCCTGCTGGACTGGCGGGCCGGGGCACTCCTCGCGGTCTATCCCCTCCTCGCGGCGGGCGTCGCCGAGACCGACGTGGCCGTCTCGCGGGCCTACTGGTGGTTCCCGGCCGTCAACGGACTGGTCGGGATGATGCTGACCTTGGGCGGTCTCTGGGGGGTCGTGCGTGGGTAG
- a CDS encoding phytoene desaturase family protein, producing the protein MELADRSVVVVGSGFGGLSTACYLADAGADVTVVEKNEQLGGRASVLERDGFRFDMGPSWYLMPDVFERFFGHFGRSPDEYYELRHLDPHYQIFFKDGDDVTVTPDREETKATFEEYEPGAAAALDSYLAESEETYNIGMEHFVYKDRPRFRDYVDLDVARHARGLTFLGSMQGHVEEYFDHPKLQQIMQYTLVFLGGSPKNTPALYNLMSHVDFNLGVHYPVRADRDERDGTDRSGAADGEDERATPGGMGVVVDAMAELGRELGVEYRTDSPVESILGSAGNFRVETEDGFLRSDLVVSDADYAHTEQELLPPQSRQYDADYWESRTYAPSAFLLYLGVEGDVDALEHHTLVLPTDWNEHFDEIFEDPQWPEDPAYYLCVPSETDDTVAPEGHSNLFALVPIAPGLEDGTATREWYRDLVLDDIAENTGVELRDRIVVEESFCVSDFADRYNSIEGTALGLAHTLRQTGPLRPGHRSSEVPGLYFTGSFTTPGIGVPMCLISGQHTADAVLNDCGQ; encoded by the coding sequence ATGGAACTCGCCGACCGGTCAGTCGTGGTCGTGGGCAGTGGTTTCGGCGGTCTCTCGACGGCCTGCTATCTCGCCGACGCGGGCGCGGACGTGACCGTCGTGGAGAAGAACGAACAGTTGGGCGGCCGGGCGAGCGTCCTCGAACGCGACGGTTTCAGATTCGATATGGGTCCGTCGTGGTATCTGATGCCCGACGTGTTCGAGCGGTTCTTCGGCCACTTCGGCCGGAGTCCCGACGAGTACTACGAACTCCGCCATCTGGACCCCCACTACCAGATATTCTTCAAGGACGGCGACGACGTGACCGTCACCCCCGACCGCGAGGAGACCAAGGCGACCTTCGAGGAGTACGAACCCGGCGCGGCCGCGGCCCTCGATTCGTACCTCGCCGAGTCCGAGGAGACGTACAACATCGGGATGGAACACTTCGTCTACAAAGATAGGCCGCGGTTCCGCGACTACGTGGACTTGGACGTGGCTCGCCACGCCCGCGGCCTCACCTTCCTCGGGTCGATGCAGGGCCACGTCGAGGAGTACTTCGACCACCCCAAACTCCAGCAAATAATGCAGTACACGCTGGTCTTCCTCGGCGGGTCGCCCAAGAACACGCCCGCGCTCTACAACCTGATGAGCCACGTCGATTTCAACCTCGGCGTCCACTACCCCGTGCGCGCTGACCGCGACGAGCGCGACGGCACCGACCGGAGCGGAGCGGCCGACGGGGAGGACGAGCGCGCGACGCCCGGCGGGATGGGCGTCGTCGTGGACGCGATGGCCGAGTTAGGTCGGGAACTGGGTGTCGAGTACCGGACCGACAGCCCCGTCGAGTCGATTCTCGGGTCGGCGGGCAACTTCCGCGTCGAGACCGAAGACGGGTTCCTGCGCTCGGACCTCGTGGTCAGCGACGCCGACTACGCCCACACCGAGCAGGAACTTCTCCCGCCGCAGAGCCGCCAGTACGACGCCGACTACTGGGAGTCGCGGACCTACGCGCCCTCGGCGTTCCTGCTGTACCTCGGCGTCGAGGGCGACGTGGACGCGCTGGAACACCACACCCTCGTCCTGCCGACCGACTGGAACGAACACTTCGACGAGATATTCGAGGACCCCCAGTGGCCCGAGGACCCCGCGTACTACCTCTGCGTCCCGAGCGAGACCGACGACACGGTGGCACCGGAGGGCCACAGCAATCTGTTCGCGCTGGTCCCCATCGCGCCCGGTCTCGAAGACGGGACCGCGACCCGCGAGTGGTACCGGGACCTCGTGCTGGACGACATCGCCGAGAACACCGGCGTCGAGTTGCGGGACCGCATCGTCGTCGAGGAGTCGTTCTGCGTCTCGGACTTCGCCGACCGGTACAACTCCATCGAGGGAACCGCGCTGGGTCTCGCTCACACGCTCCGCCAGACCGGCCCGCTCCGGCCCGGCCACCGCTCGTCGGAGGTGCCCGGTCTCTACTTCACGGGGTCGTTCACCACGCCCGGCATCGGCGTCCCGATGTGTCTCATCAGCGGCCAGCACACCGCCGACGCGGTGTTGAACGACTGCGGCCAGTAG
- a CDS encoding SHOCT domain-containing protein, which translates to MGLVDDSRVTVFLGGFLLSLLALVGVTALGAFAVLSALLDPAAGTPLLVALLETAAPFVAVVAMLGFVSLLLLVGLVVTAVRSASIPRSDRLARLARVVERHSSDARDLGLSEKLEPTTDDRIDQLKRRYVEGELTELEYEQRLQELMTEEGVSDERVRRERERTGREREYEW; encoded by the coding sequence ATGGGATTGGTAGACGACTCGCGGGTCACGGTGTTTCTGGGCGGATTCTTGCTGTCGCTCCTCGCGCTGGTCGGCGTCACCGCCTTGGGCGCGTTCGCGGTTCTCTCGGCGCTACTCGACCCGGCCGCGGGGACGCCGCTGCTGGTCGCGCTGTTGGAGACGGCCGCGCCCTTCGTCGCCGTCGTCGCCATGCTCGGATTCGTCTCGCTCCTGTTGCTCGTCGGTCTCGTGGTCACCGCCGTCCGAAGCGCCTCGATACCGCGTAGCGACCGACTGGCGCGACTCGCTCGGGTCGTCGAGCGTCACTCCTCGGACGCGCGAGACCTCGGCCTCTCCGAGAAGCTCGAACCGACGACCGACGACCGCATCGACCAGTTGAAACGCCGGTACGTCGAGGGCGAACTTACCGAACTGGAGTACGAGCAACGGCTCCAAGAGTTGATGACCGAGGAGGGCGTGAGCGACGAGCGCGTCCGCCGCGAACGGGAGCGGACGGGTCGAGAACGCGAGTACGAGTGGTGA
- the btuC gene encoding vitamin B12 ABC transporter permease BtuC, protein MRSSARIVGTSAVLAAVLAVVVIVSAAIGPVALDYAVVGKVLLNALAVPVGVGTTERTLRLAGVAISGPTPTVEFAPLFDFAVPETARTIVVTLRLPRIVLGAVVGFALSTAGVVMQGFFRNPMADPSIIGVSSGAAVGAVATIALPFALPFAPGLALPAAAFLGAIGAAFGVYLLATEEGRTPVATLLLAGVAVQTFLGAVVSFLLLQSGESLRRAVYWLMGHLHLASWADVAMVLPVTLVGFGVLLAYARDLNVLLLGEEDAHALGVEVERTKRLLLGVASVMTGAAVAVTGVIGFVGLVVPHVVRLLVGPNHRILLPTSALAGATFLVATDTLARSGPAELPVGIVTAFLGAPFFLYLLRTREVHAL, encoded by the coding sequence ATGCGTAGCTCCGCGCGAATCGTCGGCACGTCCGCGGTGTTGGCCGCCGTGCTGGCGGTCGTCGTAATAGTGAGCGCCGCGATAGGGCCGGTCGCCCTCGACTACGCGGTGGTCGGCAAGGTCCTCCTGAACGCGCTCGCGGTCCCCGTCGGAGTCGGGACGACCGAGCGGACGCTCCGACTCGCGGGGGTGGCGATTTCGGGTCCGACGCCGACCGTCGAGTTCGCGCCGCTCTTCGACTTCGCGGTGCCCGAGACCGCCCGGACCATCGTCGTGACGCTCCGGTTGCCCCGCATCGTCTTGGGCGCGGTCGTCGGGTTCGCGCTCTCGACGGCGGGGGTCGTGATGCAGGGGTTCTTCCGGAACCCGATGGCCGACCCCTCCATCATCGGCGTCTCGTCGGGCGCGGCGGTGGGCGCGGTGGCGACCATCGCGCTTCCCTTCGCCCTCCCGTTCGCGCCCGGTCTCGCACTTCCAGCGGCGGCGTTCCTCGGCGCTATCGGGGCCGCCTTCGGCGTCTACCTGCTCGCCACCGAGGAGGGCCGAACCCCCGTCGCCACGCTCCTGCTCGCCGGGGTGGCGGTCCAGACGTTCCTCGGCGCGGTGGTTTCGTTTCTGCTCCTCCAGAGCGGCGAGAGCCTCCGCCGGGCGGTCTACTGGCTGATGGGCCACCTCCATCTGGCGTCGTGGGCCGACGTGGCGATGGTCCTGCCGGTGACGCTCGTCGGTTTCGGGGTCCTCCTCGCGTACGCGCGAGACCTGAACGTGCTTCTCCTCGGCGAGGAGGACGCCCACGCGCTCGGCGTCGAGGTCGAGCGCACCAAGCGACTGCTCCTCGGGGTCGCCAGCGTGATGACCGGCGCGGCGGTGGCGGTCACGGGCGTCATCGGCTTCGTCGGGTTGGTCGTGCCCCACGTCGTGCGCCTGTTGGTGGGGCCGAACCACCGCATCCTACTCCCGACCTCCGCGCTCGCGGGCGCGACGTTCCTCGTCGCCACCGACACGCTGGCGCGGTCGGGTCCCGCGGAGCTACCGGTCGGCATCGTGACCGCGTTTCTCGGTGCGCCGTTTTTCCTCTATCTCCTCCGGACACGGGAGGTACACGCGCTATGA
- a CDS encoding winged helix-turn-helix transcriptional regulator translates to MTNVEEEACVASWCAGDDWCAVTCTAHLIGKKWHPVIVHRLLARGPLGFNALEDDIESISSTVLSSSLEDLEDKNLVNREIVSEKPFRVEYSLTERGASLEPVVEAMDTWGEDHLSDTSCS, encoded by the coding sequence ATGACGAACGTCGAAGAGGAGGCCTGCGTCGCGTCGTGGTGTGCTGGCGACGACTGGTGTGCCGTGACCTGTACCGCCCACCTCATCGGAAAGAAGTGGCACCCGGTCATCGTCCACCGACTGCTCGCCCGCGGTCCGCTCGGGTTCAACGCGCTCGAAGACGACATCGAGTCGATTTCGAGTACCGTGCTGTCGAGCAGTCTCGAAGACTTGGAAGACAAGAATCTCGTGAACCGGGAGATAGTGAGCGAGAAACCGTTCCGGGTCGAGTACTCGCTGACCGAGCGGGGTGCCTCGCTTGAACCGGTGGTCGAAGCGATGGACACGTGGGGCGAAGACCACCTCTCCGACACGTCTTGTAGTTGA
- the folP gene encoding dihydropteroate synthase, giving the protein MDYHEAANFLFDLRRFRPKPGTESTAALLAHLGDPHEEVDFVQVAGSNGKGSTARMTERALREADLDVGLYTSPHFDDVRERVRVNGRKIPKAALAEYVASVKEYVEDKAADGEAPTFFEVMTGLALWYFGREEVDVALLEVGIGGKYDATSVVDPVASAVTSVTLEHTGIIGETIAEIAHDKAHVAPADAPLVTATTGEALEAVREQAGEVVRVGDSTDADEAPDVRVEYRGRTNHTEAAVSLSGPDWTVETEIPLLGEYQARNAGVAAALARQVATHRDLPESALDADALGRGLRKADWPGRFEVMGRDPVVVLDGAHNPGACEALAETVSEFDGEYDDLHLVFGAMHDKDLRGMAEALPTPDRMVACQPNLDRAEDEEVVARAFDEAGAGEVLTRNAVEGAVENALNAADENDLVLVAGSLFAVAEARTRWTRAEIPKRIRNLDDAREALEGADVTDPGVWRMRGKAVHRVLKTRVQVRQARYLKEEMLSLGGECAVSGTNEQDDQNVDVVLMGTLAQFKRLAGKLDGQPYGLSVFADELRDALGIQTDRERRSYPWEEGTAVMGILNVTPDSFHDGGRYEAVEDAVSRAEEMVEAGADIIDVGGESTRPGADEIPVADEIDRVVPVIERIADADALVSIDTRKAEVAEAALDAGADILNDVSGLEDPEMRFVAADHDAPIVVMHSIDAPVVPEKDVHYDDVVEDVIDELEEKVLLAEKAGLDREQIIVDPGLGFGKESAESFELLGRTDEFHALECPVLVGHSHKSMFGLLGEDDDRTAATVAGTAIAAERGADIVRVHDVAENVAAVNAVEAADTPERFEE; this is encoded by the coding sequence ATGGACTATCACGAGGCGGCGAACTTCCTGTTCGACCTGCGTCGGTTCCGCCCGAAACCGGGCACGGAATCGACCGCGGCGTTGCTCGCCCACCTCGGCGACCCCCACGAGGAGGTCGATTTCGTGCAGGTGGCCGGGTCGAACGGGAAGGGTTCGACGGCCAGAATGACCGAGCGTGCGCTCCGCGAGGCGGACCTCGACGTGGGACTCTACACCTCCCCGCACTTCGACGACGTGCGCGAGCGCGTCCGGGTGAACGGCCGGAAGATTCCGAAGGCGGCGCTCGCGGAGTACGTCGCGTCGGTGAAGGAGTACGTCGAGGACAAGGCCGCCGACGGCGAAGCCCCGACGTTCTTCGAGGTGATGACTGGTCTCGCGCTCTGGTACTTCGGCCGTGAAGAGGTAGACGTGGCACTCCTCGAAGTCGGCATCGGCGGGAAGTACGACGCGACCAGCGTCGTGGACCCCGTCGCCAGCGCGGTCACGAGCGTCACCTTGGAACACACCGGCATCATCGGCGAGACCATCGCGGAAATCGCCCACGACAAAGCCCACGTCGCGCCCGCCGACGCGCCGCTCGTGACCGCGACGACCGGCGAGGCGCTCGAAGCAGTGCGAGAGCAGGCGGGCGAAGTCGTCCGCGTCGGCGACTCTACTGACGCAGACGAAGCCCCGGACGTGCGGGTCGAGTACCGCGGCCGGACCAACCACACCGAGGCGGCCGTCTCGCTCTCCGGCCCGGACTGGACCGTCGAAACCGAGATACCCCTCCTCGGCGAGTATCAGGCCCGAAACGCGGGCGTGGCGGCCGCGCTCGCCCGGCAAGTCGCGACCCACCGCGACCTGCCCGAATCGGCGCTCGACGCCGACGCACTCGGCCGCGGCCTCCGGAAGGCCGACTGGCCCGGCCGGTTCGAGGTGATGGGTCGGGACCCCGTGGTCGTCCTCGACGGGGCGCACAACCCCGGCGCGTGCGAGGCGCTGGCCGAGACCGTGAGCGAGTTCGACGGCGAGTACGACGACCTCCACCTCGTGTTCGGCGCGATGCACGACAAGGACCTCCGCGGGATGGCAGAGGCCCTGCCGACCCCCGACCGGATGGTCGCCTGCCAACCGAACTTGGACCGCGCGGAGGACGAGGAGGTCGTCGCCCGCGCCTTCGACGAGGCCGGTGCTGGCGAGGTCCTGACTCGGAACGCGGTGGAGGGCGCGGTCGAGAACGCGCTGAACGCGGCCGACGAGAACGACCTCGTGTTGGTCGCGGGGTCGCTGTTCGCGGTCGCGGAGGCCCGGACGCGCTGGACCCGCGCCGAGATACCCAAGCGCATCCGGAATCTGGACGACGCCCGCGAGGCGCTCGAAGGCGCGGACGTGACCGACCCCGGCGTCTGGCGGATGCGGGGCAAGGCGGTCCACCGCGTCCTCAAAACGCGGGTACAGGTCCGACAGGCCCGCTACCTCAAAGAGGAGATGCTGAGCCTCGGCGGGGAGTGTGCGGTCTCGGGGACCAACGAGCAGGACGACCAGAACGTGGACGTGGTGCTGATGGGTACCCTCGCGCAGTTCAAGCGCCTCGCCGGGAAGTTGGACGGCCAGCCCTACGGTCTCTCGGTGTTCGCCGACGAACTGCGGGACGCGCTCGGCATCCAGACCGACCGCGAGCGCCGGAGCTACCCGTGGGAGGAGGGCACCGCCGTCATGGGCATCCTGAACGTCACGCCCGACTCGTTCCACGACGGCGGGCGCTACGAGGCCGTCGAGGACGCGGTTTCGCGCGCCGAGGAGATGGTCGAAGCCGGAGCCGACATCATCGACGTGGGCGGCGAATCGACTCGCCCCGGCGCGGACGAGATTCCGGTCGCGGACGAAATCGACCGCGTGGTGCCCGTCATCGAGCGAATCGCCGACGCGGACGCGCTCGTCTCCATCGACACGCGGAAGGCCGAAGTCGCGGAGGCGGCCCTCGACGCTGGCGCGGACATTCTCAACGACGTGTCCGGTCTCGAAGACCCGGAGATGCGCTTCGTCGCGGCCGACCACGACGCGCCCATCGTCGTGATGCACAGCATCGACGCGCCGGTCGTGCCCGAGAAAGATGTTCACTACGACGACGTGGTCGAGGACGTGATAGACGAACTGGAGGAGAAGGTCCTGCTGGCCGAGAAGGCAGGTCTCGACCGCGAGCAGATTATCGTGGACCCCGGACTCGGCTTCGGCAAGGAGAGTGCCGAGAGTTTCGAGCTACTGGGCCGGACCGACGAGTTCCACGCGCTGGAGTGTCCGGTCTTGGTCGGGCACTCCCACAAGTCGATGTTCGGTCTCCTCGGCGAAGACGACGACCGGACCGCGGCGACGGTGGCCGGGACCGCCATCGCGGCCGAGCGCGGCGCGGACATCGTTCGCGTCCACGACGTGGCCGAGAACGTCGCGGCGGTGAACGCGGTGGAGGCGGCCGATACGCCGGAGCGATTCGAGGAGTAA
- the cruF gene encoding bisanhydrobacterioruberin hydratase, which translates to MGSPNSDGAAGGPATRARIEEALSRLVRENRFTIAVVFPLVGAALFVLSYEEVLLPPWLAMNPVLILFGTAVMRLPLVAGLAPLVNRKAGAGLLLVTGYSYFIEYVGVHYGVPYGEFSYQLQLGPMVGGVPIGLPVFFLPLVLNSYLLVLLLLPRASRAKRTLAALALVLVVDFVLDPAAVGLGFWQYDGGGFYYGVPLSNFQGWVLSGFVAVSVIEWGFDTEELATRLETCEFALDDFVSFVVLWGAMNAYFGHWIAVALAVGLSAGLVRTDRFDFVGVGRERPEQS; encoded by the coding sequence GTGGGTAGCCCGAACTCGGACGGCGCGGCCGGAGGTCCCGCGACCAGAGCCCGAATCGAGGAGGCCCTCTCCCGCCTCGTCCGCGAGAACCGCTTCACCATCGCGGTGGTCTTCCCGCTGGTCGGGGCCGCGCTGTTCGTGTTGAGCTACGAGGAGGTCCTCCTCCCGCCGTGGCTGGCGATGAATCCGGTCCTCATCCTCTTCGGAACCGCCGTGATGCGCCTGCCGCTGGTCGCCGGGCTGGCTCCGCTGGTGAATCGGAAGGCGGGGGCCGGACTCCTGCTGGTCACGGGCTACAGCTACTTTATCGAGTACGTCGGCGTCCACTACGGCGTTCCCTACGGCGAGTTCAGTTATCAGCTCCAGCTCGGGCCGATGGTCGGCGGCGTCCCTATCGGGCTTCCCGTCTTCTTTCTCCCGCTGGTCCTCAACAGCTATCTGCTGGTTCTCCTCCTGCTCCCGCGCGCCTCCCGCGCCAAGCGAACCCTCGCGGCGCTCGCGCTCGTCCTCGTCGTGGACTTCGTGTTGGACCCCGCGGCGGTCGGCCTCGGCTTCTGGCAGTACGACGGCGGCGGATTCTACTACGGCGTCCCACTCTCGAACTTCCAAGGGTGGGTCCTGAGCGGCTTCGTCGCGGTCTCGGTAATCGAGTGGGGCTTCGACACCGAGGAGTTGGCCACCCGCCTCGAAACCTGCGAGTTCGCGCTGGACGACTTCGTGAGCTTCGTCGTGCTGTGGGGCGCGATGAACGCCTACTTCGGCCACTGGATTGCGGTCGCGCTCGCGGTCGGCCTGTCGGCGGGACTGGTCCGGACCGACCGCTTCGACTTCGTTGGGGTGGGTCGGGAGCGCCCCGAGCAGAGCTGA
- a CDS encoding methyltransferase domain-containing protein, whose product MGDPFGRAVRDHSRGERDEPLIQRDGEETREHPIEQFYFTEFTAESDPGRWLESYLDGPLLDLGAGAGRHALYFQEKFETVALEVSENLVATMRDRGVADARDGDMFALRETFERDRFRSALAIGTQLGLAGSMDGLRRFLSDLAHVTAPDGTAVVDCYDPGRIEEGDLLGYRPDPTPGQAARVMTFEYEDELGETLLFRLFGPDRIREAAVGTDWRVADVYYGDEGPHYRAALDKA is encoded by the coding sequence ATGGGAGACCCCTTCGGCCGCGCCGTCCGCGACCACTCCCGCGGCGAGCGCGACGAACCCCTGATTCAGCGCGACGGCGAGGAGACCCGCGAGCATCCCATCGAACAGTTCTACTTCACGGAGTTCACCGCCGAGAGCGACCCCGGTCGGTGGCTGGAGTCGTACCTCGATGGCCCGCTACTGGACCTCGGCGCGGGCGCGGGTCGTCACGCGCTGTACTTTCAGGAAAAGTTCGAGACGGTCGCACTCGAAGTCAGCGAGAACTTGGTGGCGACGATGCGCGACCGAGGAGTCGCCGACGCCCGCGACGGGGACATGTTCGCGCTCCGCGAGACGTTCGAGCGCGACCGGTTCCGGTCGGCGCTGGCCATCGGCACCCAGTTGGGTCTCGCGGGGTCGATGGACGGTCTCCGGCGATTCCTGAGCGACCTCGCGCACGTGACCGCGCCCGACGGGACCGCGGTGGTGGACTGCTACGACCCCGGCCGAATCGAGGAGGGCGACCTGCTGGGTTACCGGCCGGACCCGACGCCGGGACAGGCCGCGCGGGTGATGACCTTCGAGTACGAGGACGAACTGGGCGAGACCCTGCTGTTCCGCCTGTTCGGTCCCGACAGAATCCGGGAGGCGGCGGTCGGAACCGACTGGCGGGTCGCGGACGTGTACTACGGCGACGAGGGGCCGCACTACCGGGCCGCGCTCGACAAAGCCTAA
- a CDS encoding heme ABC transporter ATP-binding protein has product MIEIDDVAVELGGNSILDGVTTAVEEGRFVGLVGPNGAGKTTLLRAIHGVLTPDRGEVRVGGDSVAALSSKEASRRVAVVPQDTTLSFDFPVEEVVGMGRHPYRSRFSGPQSSREGTSDGERVSDREHVERAMARTEVAEFAERSITAVSGGERQRVLLARALAQDTPALLLDEPTASLDINHQVRTLELVRELADEGKTVVAAIHDLNLAAHYCDELRLLAGGEIRASGDPEEVLAEDHLEAAFDTRAVVSSHPVTGSTYVTALPERPTEEDPAGRVHVVGGGGTVSRLLYVLSAAGYEVSVGALNEGDSDLETARSLGLDAVTEEPFAPVGEAARREVEARIRGADATILADVEVGAGNLANLRAAREADSVVVVEERPFAERNYAGSDAAALYRELSERGRVVGPDELLGAVEEAVAESEARPNVEAE; this is encoded by the coding sequence ATGATAGAGATAGACGACGTGGCGGTCGAACTCGGCGGGAACTCGATACTCGACGGCGTGACCACCGCCGTCGAGGAGGGCCGGTTCGTCGGCTTGGTCGGCCCCAACGGGGCCGGGAAGACGACCCTGCTCCGGGCCATCCACGGCGTCCTCACGCCCGACCGCGGGGAGGTCCGGGTGGGCGGCGACTCGGTGGCGGCGCTCTCCTCGAAGGAGGCGAGTCGCCGGGTCGCGGTCGTTCCGCAGGACACCACCCTCTCGTTCGACTTTCCGGTCGAGGAGGTCGTGGGGATGGGTCGCCACCCCTACCGGTCGCGCTTCTCGGGTCCGCAATCGTCCCGAGAAGGCACCTCCGACGGCGAACGCGTCTCCGACCGCGAACACGTCGAGCGCGCGATGGCCCGCACCGAGGTCGCCGAGTTCGCCGAGCGGTCGATTACCGCGGTGTCGGGCGGCGAGCGCCAGCGCGTCCTGCTGGCCCGCGCGCTGGCACAGGACACGCCCGCGCTCCTGCTGGACGAACCCACCGCGAGCCTCGACATCAACCACCAAGTCCGGACGCTCGAACTCGTCCGCGAGTTGGCCGACGAGGGCAAGACCGTCGTGGCGGCCATCCACGACCTGAATCTGGCGGCCCACTACTGCGACGAGTTGCGCCTGCTGGCGGGCGGCGAGATTCGGGCCAGCGGCGACCCCGAGGAGGTCCTCGCGGAGGACCACCTCGAAGCCGCCTTCGACACGCGGGCGGTCGTCTCCAGCCACCCCGTGACCGGTTCGACCTACGTCACCGCGCTCCCCGAGCGTCCGACCGAGGAGGACCCCGCGGGGCGAGTCCACGTCGTCGGCGGGGGCGGCACCGTCTCGCGACTCCTCTACGTGCTGTCGGCGGCGGGCTACGAGGTCTCGGTCGGCGCGCTCAACGAGGGCGACTCGGACCTCGAAACCGCCCGGTCGCTCGGTCTCGACGCCGTGACCGAGGAGCCGTTCGCGCCGGTCGGCGAGGCGGCCCGCCGGGAGGTAGAAGCCCGTATTCGAGGGGCGGACGCGACGATTCTCGCGGACGTGGAGGTCGGCGCGGGCAACCTCGCCAACCTCCGGGCCGCCCGCGAGGCCGACTCCGTGGTCGTGGTCGAGGAGCGCCCGTTCGCCGAGCGCAACTACGCCGGGAGCGACGCCGCCGCGCTCTACCGGGAGTTGAGCGAGCGCGGACGAGTGGTCGGCCCCGACGAACTCCTCGGGGCGGTCGAGGAGGCGGTCGCCGAGTCCGAGGCGCGGCCGAACGTCGAAGCCGAGTGA